The nucleotide sequence GGTAATCCTTGTCGCACGGCACCGCCCCTACGGTGACCACCCGGACCCTCCAGCGTTCAAGCAACTCCCGGATCTGGGCCGCACTGGCCCCCGTCACCGCCCCGTCCACCAGGATCAAGGGGCGCCGGGAGAGAATCTGGCACCGCCCGGGATGCACGGCCTTGCGCAGCCCCTCCGCAGCCCGGGCTTCAGACCACGGCGCCCCGCGGCCTCTCCAGCTTTCGTCCTGCAGGATGTTCTCCGCCACCGCGGCGGCCAGGGCCGCGTTGTCCGCCTGGAATCCCCCCACCCCCGGAAGAGTGGTTTCAATCCGACGGCCCCCCGGCGTCGTGATCGCCGTCCACAGCCCTTGGGACGTAATCTTCGCCTCGTCAACACAAAAATCTCGCCCCAGGATTCGCAAGGGCACCCCCAAGGCTTTCGCTTCACCGCGAAGCAGCGCCGCCACTTCAGGGTTTTGGCGTCCCGCGAAGGACGCCCTCACGCCCGGGCGGATCGCCCCCGCCTTATGCCAGGCCACATCCGCCAGGGTCGGCCCGAGTTCTTTCAAATGTTCCTCCATGACCGGGGTCACCGCCGCCCAGCGGGCGCGGACCTGGGCCACATCGTCAAACCGGGCCCCCCGGCCGCATTCGAGCACATCGATGTCCGTGCCCGCCTCCCGAAACGCGCACAGGGCCACGGCCAGGTAAATCCCCACCGGAGCGATGTACTCATCAGAGCGAATCTCCCGGTCAATCTCCTGAATCAAGGGGCCGATCTCATTCATCCACCGGACAAAATCTTCCTCGGGAAGGGGAATGCCGTTGATCGTGATCCGTTCCATCGGGTGGAGGAGGTGAGGGCCGGTAAAAAGCCCCACTCGGAGACCGTGGGCCTGAAGAATACCGGCAATCATTCGCGCCGTGGAGCCCTTGCCCTTGCTGCCCGCCACGAGCACCGACGGGGCGCCGTAATCCGGCCGGCCCAGCCGATCCAACAGCCGCCGGGTCAAATCCGGCCGTCGCCGCTCTGCGTCCGGCCCCGTCCAGCGCCCGGGCGCCGGTGCCCGGGGGTCACCCTCGGGGAAACCCGCCCGGGCCCAGGAGGCTCGGTTGTATGACTGATACACCGCATCTATGGCGTCCCAAAACTGATCGAACACGCGCGTCACTTCCGATTCCGCCGGCTTTTGACCGATCCACCGTTTCATTTCCTATCATACCGCAACCCGGACAGCCTCGACCATTGTCGAAACCGATGCGGCGGCCTTCTGCGCCAGGGGGAGGCCGACCCATAGCGTTTGACCCAGCGGGGTGCCGTCCCCGGAGGGAGGAGCCACCCCGAACCCTCATCATTCGTGTGGAAGTGAAGGCGAAGAATCGCTATCATGAAAACAGAACCGAGGAAGCGAGGCGAAACCGTGCGAGTGGCGCTCTGTCAGATGGAAGTGGCCCAGGGCGACCGCGCCGGAAACCGGGCCCGGGCCGAAACGATGGTCCGGGAGTCGGCGGGAAACCGGGCCGATGTCGTCGTCCTGCCAGAAATGTGGACGTGTGGATATGATTTTGCCCACCTTTCCGAACATACCGAGGAGATCGACGGTGAAACGGCGACCTTGCTCGGTCAGTGGGCGAGGGAACACGGAATTTGGCTCATCGGCGGATCGTTTCCTATTCAATTTGCCGACGGGGTGTCGAATACGGCGCTTACCTTTGCGCCGGACGGAACCCTCGTCAACTTGTACCGCAAAATCCACCTGATCGGGCTGATGGACGAGGACCGCCACCTGGCCCCCGGGGAGAGCCGGGCCACCTTCGCCATGGGGAAACCGGGAACGCCGCCTGCGACCCGGGCGGGGGTGATGATTTGCTACGACCTGCGCTTTCCGGAGTTGGCCCGGGCCCACGTGCTGGAGGGCGCCGAGATCCTGTTCCTTCCCGCCGAGTGGCCGGTGCAGCGGGCCGACCACTGGCGCACCCTCATCGTCGCCCGGGCCATCGAGAATCAGGCGTACGTGATCGGGGTCAATATCGTCGGGCGCAATGACCGCGACCGGTTTGCCGGCGGGTCCCTGGCGATGGATCCCTGGGGCCGGGTGGTGGCCGAGGCGGGGGCAAAACCGGGGATCCTCTATGCCGACCTCGATTTCCAGCTCGTCGCGGACGTGCGCCGGCGGATGCCGGTGCTGAGGGACCGGCGCCCGAAAGCCTACCGGCTCTAACCTTTGCACAGGTACCCATTGCTGGTATACTTGTCCTTGTTTATTGGAGAATTCGAAGGAAGGGTCATGATTGTGGCGACCATTTTGATTGCCGGGTACTACGGGTTTCATAATGCCGGTGATGACGCCGTCCTTCACGGCATCATCACGTCCCTGCGCCGCTATGACCCGACGGTGCACTGCCGGGTGCTCTCCAACCAGCCTCGCCACACCCGGGCGCTGTTTCAGATTCCCGCCTATGACCGGTGGAACCCGTGGACGATTATCCGGCAACTCAAAAAGGCCGACATGTTGGTGATGGGCGGGGGCGGCCTGCTCCAGGACGTGACCAGCCCCCGCAGCATCCTCTATTATCTCGGCGTGGTCCAGATGGCCAAATGGCTGGATAAACCGGTGGTGTTTTATGCCCAGGGGTTCGGTCCGGTGCGCCGCCCGCTTTCAAAATGGCTCATCCGGCGCACGCTGAACGACATTGATCTCATCACCGTTCGGGATGAAGGATCCAGGGACGATTTCTTGCGCACCGGTGTCACCCGGCCGCCGCTTCTGGTCACCGCCGACCCGGCCATGGCCATCGACACCAGCCGGGTGGACGAGGATCTTGGGCGGGCAATCCTCCAACGCCACCGAGTCCCCGCAACCCAAGTGGCCATCGTGTCCGTCCGGGAATGGCCCGCCGCCAAGGTCCCGTATAAGATGCTTTTTGCCCGCGGATTGAAGCGCCTCATTGATCGGGGATGGCACGTGGTATTTCTCCCGATGCAGCACCCCAAGGACCTCCGGCCTTCAAGAGAAATAGCCCGGCACTTGGGCCCAGCCGCCACGGTCATCGAAACGCCCCTCAGCGTGTTCGATATCCTCAACGTCATCAAAGCCTCGCATATGGTGGTGGGCATGCGCCTTCACTCCTTGATCCTGGCGGCGCTGCTCGCCGTTCCCGCCGTGGCCTTTTCGTATGATCAGAAGATCGAACGGTTCTCCGGCCGGGTGGGCATTCCCTGCGCCGGTTCCACCCATGCGGCGGACGAAGAGACGTTTATCCACACCCTGCTCTCCTGCAGCGAACACCTGGACGAAGCCCGGGCGGCCATGATACCGGGGACCAAACAGATGCAGCAACTGGCGTTGGAAACCGCCCGGAGGACCATCGACATTTTGCACCGGCGGCTGGGGGAATGAACCCGGAAACACGATTGTATTCTATCAAGTCCATCACATTAAGAGCATTGGGGAAGAAAAACTCCCGCCATTAAGAAAAAGGGGTCGTTCCTCTTTCGCTTTCTGAAAACACGCTGGGAACATCGCTGCAAGAGTGGCACGCCCACATAGGGTTCTCAATCCCTCGGGTTCTTGTGTTCTCCCATCCAAACCAGTGGAATTCGTCAAAATTAAGGCACATGCATGGTACAACTTCGGTTCAACCTGCGTATTCATTCATTATCACGGACAATGAAGCACGAAAGGGGACCTATGCAAGTGGAACACGAAATTTTCGCGCCAATCCTCCTGCCCATTCTCCATTCACTGGTTGGCAAAGTGGTGCGCATCAATAAAGGACCGGAGTCCATTGTAGGTAAGCTGGTGGCTGCCCGGTCGGATTATGTAGTCGTGGAACCCGTCGACAAAAAAACCCCCAAGTCGGGAGATAAACCGCCGCTTGTATTCTATCAAATCCATCACATTAAGAGCATTGAGGAAGAAAAACTTCCTCCGGACAAAAGAGAATCTCACGAAAAGCATCCCGTCAAAAACGGCCGCAGAAAAAAGAAATCCCGCAAAAAAACGACAGGGTTCTGAACAGCTTTAAGACCTTCACCTCGATTTAGAAAACGCCGGGTCCATGACAAACCTATTTGATTCCAGGGAGGAGAGGAGGATTCGATGGTGTTCGCCATAGTGATTGTGCTGGCCGGCTGCATCCTCTATTGGCTGATGAAACCGCCCAGCGTAGAGCATCAACCCGAACCGGTCAGGCCTCAGGACACAGGTGCCTCAGTTTCCTACGGTTATGAGGCGAAATCGGATGCTTGACATGACGGTAGTCTTCATCCTCATGATATTCTTTCTGACAGTCCTGTTCATCATGTGGAGGCCCTATGGGATCAATGAGGCAATCCCGACAACGGTTGGAGCGGCGTGCATCTTTCTACTGGGTGTGGTTCCGCTCACAGACATCTACCGGATATTGGGAATTGTCAACGGAGCTTCGATCACCATCCTCTCCACGATTGTGATGTCGATTGTCCTGCAAAGCATTGGTTTTTTTCGCTGGGTGGCTCTCAACCTGGTCGAGAGGGCGAGGGGTTCGGGAATTCTGCTGTACTGGTATGTCAATCTTCTCTGTTTCCTGATGACCATGTTCTTTAACAACGACGGCAGTATTCTGATTACCACGCCCATCATCATGCAAATGATGACCCTTCTGCACCTCAAACGAGAGCAGAAGATGCCCTATCTGTTGTCTGGTGCACTGGTTGCCACCGCCGCCAGTGCACCGATTGGCGTCAGCAATCTGGCCAATCTGATCGCGTTAAACATTGTGGGTTTGGATTTGAACACCTATGCCGCCATGATGTTCGTGCCCTCCATGATCGGCATCGCCGTGATCTCGCTGCTGCTTTACCTGTATTTCAGAAAAGAGATTCCAAACAAAATCTCAATTGCTCCCGAACCCCCCCTGCCCCCGCCGCCCCCTCGAAAAGCGAAACACCATCATCCCGTCCGGCATCCGGATCCTCCACATCAGCTCAGGCTGCGGACCGGTGAACCGGTCGACTGGTGGATGTTCCGAATCTGCATCGCGATTGTCATCTTCGTCAGAGCGGGATTCTTTCTTTTTTCGGGTTTGGGGATTCCCATTGAATGGATTGCCGTTGTCGGAGCATGGCTCCTGATCGCCGTCAGATGGTATCGCAACAAGATGGGAGCTTTGGACATCATTAAGAAAACCCCGTGGCACATTCTGGTGTTTGCCTTCACGATGTACGTCATCGTGTACGGCCTCCACAATTCCGGCTTGACGATGATCATCGTGGAGCATTTGCGCGGCCTGGTGACCACGAATCACTTATCTGCCAGTCTGGTCATGGGAGCTTTTTTGACTTTATTGTCAAATATGTGCAATAATTTGCCCTCCGTCATGGTTGGGACGTTGGCTCTGAAACAAATGGGCTTGGACACCCATACCCTCCAGATCGCGTACCTGGCCAGCATCATCGGGAGCGACGTCGGGGCGCTGATCACGCCGATGGGAACGCTGGCAACCTTAATCTGGATGTTCATTTTGAGGAAAAACGGCGTTGGGGTGTCGTGGAGTGAATATCTGAAAATTTCCTCAATATCTATACCCACCGGACTAATCATCAGTTTGTTGAGTCTTTATGGATGGACCGAGTGGCTTTTCTTTCGAGCAAACTGAGCCCCCAGATCAGAAGAACCGGTCCCGGATGAGGATGGATCGCTTTCCCCGCACCCGCCAGGCTGTCGATTCTCCGATGCCCCTCGCCCTCCTCCGGTACCGGTCCTCTCACGATATCCTTCCCCCTGTTCACCCCGGTGCAGATCCTGGATCGGAACCGCTCATTCCTCTCCCGTTGGAATAAGGATTTTCGCAAATAGATATATGGCCGGATCTTGAAAAATTGCTGGAATGAAGGCGGATGTGGAGGATTTACGAACCCGCAGAGCGAATACAACTTTAACAACAAATTGCTCAAAAAACCTTTTTTGCATTATGTATCCCGGGAGAGGGGGACAGCTCCCGTGACGCGAAAACGACTTGGGGACCTGCTCCTCGAAGCCGGCCTGATCACCGTCGAGCAACTCGAACGAGCCCTCAAGGATCAGAAAATCACCGGCCGGCGGCTGGGCGAAATCCTCACCCAGAGCGGGGTGCTGAGTGAAGATCAGCTGATTGAAGTGATGGAGTTTCAGCTCGGGATCCCCCACGTGGATCTCGATCGGTTTCGGGCGGATCCGGCGGCGGTGGAATTGGTGCCCGAAGCCTTGGCCCGGCGGTACAAGGTCATTCCGTTGAAACGGTCCGGGAACCGCCTGACCTTGGCCATGGTGGATCCGTTGGACTATTTTGCCATTGACGACATTCGGATGACGACGGGATTACACGTGGATCCGGTGATCGCCACCCATGATGACGTGGACCGGGCCCTTGAGCAGTATTACGGCTTGAAACAGTCGGTGACGGAGGTCCTGAAGGAGGTCCGGCCGGAGCAGGTCGACGAGGAGCAGGTCCGGGCCGAGGACGCCCCGATTGTGCGGCTGGTCAATCAGTTGATCGAACAGGCGGCGGACGGGCGGGCGAGCGACATTCATTTTGACCCGCAACAACAGGCGGTGGCGGTGCGGTTCCGCATCGACGGGGTCCTGCACACCCAGATGCGGCTGCCGAAGCACCTGCAGCCGGTCCTCACCGCCCGGGTGAAGATCATGGCGAACCTCAACATCGCGGAGCACCGCCTGCCCCAGGACGGACGGATCCAGCTGAAGGTGCGGGGGCGGCCCGTGGACGTCCGGGTGGCGACGTTGCCGACAATTTTTGGCGAGAAGATTGTCCTCCGGCTGCTGGATGTGCGCAACGCGGTGACCCGGATTGAGGATCTGGGATTCTCTGAGCGGAATCATGCGGCGTTCCTTTCGATGATCGGCGCCCCCCACGGGATCGTGTTGGTCACCGGGCCCACCGGGAGCGGCAAGACGTCGACTTTGTACGCCGCCCTTCATCATCTCAATGCGGAGTCCCAGAATATCATCACCGTGGAGGATCCGGTGGAGTATCAGATCGACGGCGTGAACCAGGTGCAGGTGAACCAGGCGGTGGGGCTGACCTTCGCCGTGGGGCTGCGCTCGATTCTGCGGGAGGATCCGAACATTATCATGGTCGGGGAGATCCGGGACGAGGAGACGGCGGAGATCGCGGTGCGGGCGGCGCTGACCGGCCATCTGGTGCTCTCGACGCTGCATACCAACGACGCCCCGGGAAGCATCACCCGGCTGATGGACATGGGGGTGGAGCCCTATCTGATCGCGTCGACGCTGCGGGGGGTGGTGGCCCAGCGTCTGGTGCGGCGGGTGTGTGCGGATTGTCGAGAGGCGTATCGGCCGGCGGCGGATGAGGCGGAGCTTCTGGCGGACTGGGGGTGGGCGGCGAAGACGCTGTGGCGGGGGCGCGGATGTACGGCGTGCCACCGGACCGGTTATCGCGGGCGGATGGCGGTGCACGAGCTGTTGCCGGTGAACGAGGAGATCCGCGCCTTGATCGCCGAGCGCCGCCCCGCGGCTGAGTATCGCCGGGTGGTCGAGGAGATGGGCTACCTGCCCCTGGTTCAAGACGGTCTGCAGAAAGCGGTGCAGGGGATGACCACGGTGCGGGAAGTGCTCAACGTGATCGTGGACGAGGGATAGAGGGGTACATTCGGCTGAGGGCAACCGGCGGGCAGATGTTACAGATTGCTCATGGCATCGCCGTCGGAATGTGATAACTTATCACGTACAATGAAAGGGGGAAGAGTATGGCGCTGTTTCGGTATCAGGCGGTGAACGGAGCGGGCAAAACGGTGCGGGGACAGATCGAGGCGTCTGATGCGGCCGCAGCCGGCTCCGCTCTTCGGCAGCAAGGTCTCTTCCCCATGCGGATCGACCCGGTGGAGCGACGGGCCGGGGGTTTATTCGGGGCGTTGGGCCGCAGGCATGCGGGGACGGCCGCGCCGGAGGGAGCGCAGGGTACGTTGGGAGGGCCCGGGGGCCGGGAGGGAGGCCCGGGGACACCCCTGAACGCCGCCTTTCGCACGGGAGCCGTTCCCGAGGAGCGGCGGGCGCCGGGAAGGGAGGGGCCGGTTTCGGCGACGAGGATCGCCCGGGGCGCGGCCGCGCAGGCTCCGGCGTTCCCGGGAGCGGACCGGGCTCTGGGTGCGGCCGCACCGTTCGGAGGATCGGGGGAACCGGGGACCATGGAGCCGGGACGCATGGGACCGGAGCAGCCCGTGCCGGGCGGGGCACCGGCGGTGCGGACGGTCGGCGGGCGGACCCGGAGCGTCTTTCCCGGAAGGTCCCGGGATCGCTCCGCCGGGGTGCGGGGCGTTTTCGGCGGGGTCTCAGGGAGTCCGGCGGGATCGGAAGGGACTGCCAAGCGCACCGGGGCCGCGCGGTTCGGCTTGCGTCTCGGCGAGGGTCGGGTCAAGGTGCAGACGTTGGCGGTTTTCTGCCGGCAGTTCGCCACGCTGGTGCGGGCCGGCGTTCCGGCGGCTCGGTCGGTGGAAATCCTGGCGGCGCAGAGTGAAAATCGCACGCTGAAACGCACGTTGGAGGCCGTGGCGGCGGAGGTTCGCCAGGGAACGGCCCTGCAGCGGGCCTTCGCCGCGCATCCGTCGGTATTTCCGGCACTCTTCATTCACATGGTGGGGGCCGGGGAATTCTCCGGGCAACTGGATCTGATGTTGGACCGGGCCGCCTTATTTTACGAACGGGAACGGGCGACCCGGCAGAAGATCACATCGGCCCTGATGTACCCCGCGGTGGTGCTGACCATCGCCCTGGGGGTGTCGGTGTTTCTGCTCACCTCGGTGATCCCGACGTTTGCCCAAACGTTCGCCCAGCAGGGGGTTACCCTCCCGCTCCCCACCCGCATCACCCTCGGGCTCAGCCGTTTTCTCACCGAGCGGTGGTACCTGGCGTTGGCGCTGGTCGCGGCAGTGGCCGGTGGAGCGGTGGTCGGGGCCAGAACTGCGGCGGGCAAGGAGTGGATCGGGCGGCTGTCGTTGGGGCTGCCGGTGTTCGGAGGGCTGAACCGGAAACATGCCGTGGCGCAGTTCAGCCGAACCTTCGCCACCCTGGTTCGGGCGGCGGTGCCGATCCTCGACGGGCTGGACCTGACGAAAAAGGTGATGGGCAACGTGCTGTACCAGGCGGCATTGACCGAGGCCCAGGAGGGATTGCAAGCCGGGCGGACGATGGCCGAGACGCTGGGGCGCCATCCCCGGCTGTTTCCACCGATGGTGGTGCAGATGATCGCGGTCGGGGAGGAAACGGGAACACTGGATGATCTGTTGGATAAGCTGGCGGATTTTTACGAGTCGGACGTCCAGGAGATGGCCGCCAGGCTCGGCGCTCTGCTCGAACCGATGATGATTCTGTTTCTGGCGGTGATTGTGGGACTCATTATCTTATCCGTCTATCTGCCGATGTTCCAGATGATGAATTTTGTCGGTTCGTAGGGCGCCGGGGCGGGATGGAGTCACGGGGTGGCCGGACGGACATTCGGCAACACCCGGAGGTCCTGGGCGGGACGGCGGCGGAGCGGGGATAGACAAACAGCCCCGTGTCCAACCGGAATGCGACCATGCGCCCCGCCCGAGGTGCGATCCCGAAGGGCGGGAAATCTCACAATCATTTTTGGGGTAAGGGAGGAGGAGAAAGCACATGGTGACACAAGAAATCGCACCGGTGCGACGTGAGGAGAAGGAGCCGGCTCGGCCGCAGGCCGTCCGGCGACGGCGCCAAGGCGGGTTCACCCTCATCGAAATGCTGGCGGTGGTGGTGATCCTGGCCATCGTGGCCGGAGTGGGGTTTGTGGTGGTGAACAATCAGATTGAGAAGGCACGGGAGAACACGGATATGGCAAATCTGAGAACAATTGCTGACGCAGCAAATAGGTATATTATGGATGGCAATGATCCTGCGACTCTCCCTGGAACGAGCAAAAAAGTAGACCAGAATAGTGTACTTATTGGGGCATATCTTGGTGCTCCACCAAAGGATCCTTGGAACTCAGCCTATTATTCGATAGACGTTCAAGGCAACACAATCACTATTACAAGTCCACACGGTGGAAACAATGCCCAAACACTCAGTGTAAAGTTCTAGAATTTGTGAGGCAAAGGAGATACCCCTCGTGTGCGTCCGTCGGTTGTGATTTACGCGATTTGTATGGGCCTCATCATCGGCTCATTTCTCAACGTCGTGGCCTACCGACTTCCCCGCGGGGATTCGGTGGTGTTCCCGCCGTCCCGCTGTCCCCGCTGCGGTGCCCGGATTCGCCCTCGGGATTTGATCCCGGTGGTGAGTTGGGTGTGGCTGCGGGGGCGGTGCCGGGACTGCGGCGGAACCATTTCTTGGCGGTACCCGGCGGTGGAAGGGCTGACCGCGCTGTTGTGGGGCTTGGCCGCCTGGTGGTACGGCTGGTCGTGGGAGACGGCGTTGGGGCTGGTGGTCATCAGCTTTTTGATCGCATTGTCGACCATTGATCTGGAGTGGAAGATTCTCCCGGACGAGCTGACCTATCCGTTGGCGATCGTGGTGGTCGGCGCTAGGTTGTGGATGGGACCGGAACCGTGGTGGTGGTATCTGGGCGGGGCGGCGCTGGGGGCAGGTATGCTGTTGACTTTGTACTGGTTGAGTCCGCTTCTTTTCGGCAAAGAAGGCATGGGGCTCGGGGATGTGAAGCTCATGGTCGGCCTGGGGGCGTTCACCGGCCTGACAGGTACAGTCATCACTTTGTTCGCGGCCTCGCTCGCAGGTCTTGTGGTTGGACTGGTCTTGCAGCGAATGGATCGCCTCGGGGAGCAGCGCCGGATTCCATTCGGTCCGTTTTTGGCCGGCGGGGCATTGTTATCGTGGCTGTACGGCGATGCCTTGATGAAAGCATATTTCGGCCTGTTTTTGTGAAAGCGGGGCGGAGACGGTGAATGGACGCACGTGTTCGAGAACGCCGGTGCGACGTACGGAGGGATTTACCCTGGTGGAAGCTCTGGCGTCGCTCACCATCGCCGCGGCGCTACTTGTCGGAATCATGGGGTATTTCACGACAGCTTATGTGGGGATTCGGCAAGATGGGACCAGGACGCGGGCTGTCTCCCAAACGGAGCAAGCTATGGAAGCCACCCGGGCATGGCTGATGGACCAATATGCTCAAGGGGGTCGACCCGGTTCCGGGCAGGTCCAACCCAGCGACTTGGCGTCGCACGGCTTCAACGGGTCACCCGGCATAAACACCGTGGTGACGTATACGTACCCACAGAGTGGTCCGCCGGGCTGGGAGATCACGGTGACCACGACGTGGCAAAGCCGGGGTCAGTTGCAAACGTATGAGGTCAAGTCATTTTTCGGGGAGTATGACCATGCAAAATCGCGGGCGGCTCAGTAGAGCTCGGAGGCGCGAGGGGTTCACGCTGGTGGAAATCACCGCAGCCATCGTGGTGTCTCTGCTGGTCCTCAGTGTCGTGTTCGCGGTTCGCCAGTACGCAACGACGACCGAACGGGCCATCGAGGTTCAGGGACACCTGCAGCAGACGGTGCGAAACGCGGAGACGGTGCTTCTCGATTTTATTCGCGACAGTCGGACGGTCACGGGGGCCGGGGATGGTCGTTCTCTCACCGCCGTACAGGCCTCCGGCGACACGCTGGCGGCCGCGTGGGATGGGGCGCAAACGCTGACCGTAACGGTGGCAAAGGCCGCCGGCGGGACGGCCACCTACACGTTTCAGCCGATCACCGGATTCCAAGTGAAGGCACCCAG is from Kyrpidia tusciae DSM 2912 and encodes:
- a CDS encoding bifunctional folylpolyglutamate synthase/dihydrofolate synthase, which gives rise to MKRWIGQKPAESEVTRVFDQFWDAIDAVYQSYNRASWARAGFPEGDPRAPAPGRWTGPDAERRRPDLTRRLLDRLGRPDYGAPSVLVAGSKGKGSTARMIAGILQAHGLRVGLFTGPHLLHPMERITINGIPLPEEDFVRWMNEIGPLIQEIDREIRSDEYIAPVGIYLAVALCAFREAGTDIDVLECGRGARFDDVAQVRARWAAVTPVMEEHLKELGPTLADVAWHKAGAIRPGVRASFAGRQNPEVAALLRGEAKALGVPLRILGRDFCVDEAKITSQGLWTAITTPGGRRIETTLPGVGGFQADNAALAAAVAENILQDESWRGRGAPWSEARAAEGLRKAVHPGRCQILSRRPLILVDGAVTGASAAQIRELLERWRVRVVTVGAVPCDKDYPGVYRELAAVSDGLVLTRAGNGYFTYPGEREAMARRWYARVATAPNLKEALRVAGMWLKKTRGTPAGAGVSRRTGMAAGANVHVQRVELPVGLGGRHEKEHPGERGILLVGAQPFVAEVLSFLTECPQHGSMINDSRAKDSPGGGGRGDAR
- a CDS encoding carbon-nitrogen family hydrolase; its protein translation is MRVALCQMEVAQGDRAGNRARAETMVRESAGNRADVVVLPEMWTCGYDFAHLSEHTEEIDGETATLLGQWAREHGIWLIGGSFPIQFADGVSNTALTFAPDGTLVNLYRKIHLIGLMDEDRHLAPGESRATFAMGKPGTPPATRAGVMICYDLRFPELARAHVLEGAEILFLPAEWPVQRADHWRTLIVARAIENQAYVIGVNIVGRNDRDRFAGGSLAMDPWGRVVAEAGAKPGILYADLDFQLVADVRRRMPVLRDRRPKAYRL
- the csaB gene encoding polysaccharide pyruvyl transferase CsaB; translated protein: MIVATILIAGYYGFHNAGDDAVLHGIITSLRRYDPTVHCRVLSNQPRHTRALFQIPAYDRWNPWTIIRQLKKADMLVMGGGGLLQDVTSPRSILYYLGVVQMAKWLDKPVVFYAQGFGPVRRPLSKWLIRRTLNDIDLITVRDEGSRDDFLRTGVTRPPLLVTADPAMAIDTSRVDEDLGRAILQRHRVPATQVAIVSVREWPAAKVPYKMLFARGLKRLIDRGWHVVFLPMQHPKDLRPSREIARHLGPAATVIETPLSVFDILNVIKASHMVVGMRLHSLILAALLAVPAVAFSYDQKIERFSGRVGIPCAGSTHAADEETFIHTLLSCSEHLDEARAAMIPGTKQMQQLALETARRTIDILHRRLGE
- a CDS encoding arsenic transporter; translated protein: MLDMTVVFILMIFFLTVLFIMWRPYGINEAIPTTVGAACIFLLGVVPLTDIYRILGIVNGASITILSTIVMSIVLQSIGFFRWVALNLVERARGSGILLYWYVNLLCFLMTMFFNNDGSILITTPIIMQMMTLLHLKREQKMPYLLSGALVATAASAPIGVSNLANLIALNIVGLDLNTYAAMMFVPSMIGIAVISLLLYLYFRKEIPNKISIAPEPPLPPPPPRKAKHHHPVRHPDPPHQLRLRTGEPVDWWMFRICIAIVIFVRAGFFLFSGLGIPIEWIAVVGAWLLIAVRWYRNKMGALDIIKKTPWHILVFAFTMYVIVYGLHNSGLTMIIVEHLRGLVTTNHLSASLVMGAFLTLLSNMCNNLPSVMVGTLALKQMGLDTHTLQIAYLASIIGSDVGALITPMGTLATLIWMFILRKNGVGVSWSEYLKISSISIPTGLIISLLSLYGWTEWLFFRAN
- a CDS encoding GspE/PulE family protein, which gives rise to MTRKRLGDLLLEAGLITVEQLERALKDQKITGRRLGEILTQSGVLSEDQLIEVMEFQLGIPHVDLDRFRADPAAVELVPEALARRYKVIPLKRSGNRLTLAMVDPLDYFAIDDIRMTTGLHVDPVIATHDDVDRALEQYYGLKQSVTEVLKEVRPEQVDEEQVRAEDAPIVRLVNQLIEQAADGRASDIHFDPQQQAVAVRFRIDGVLHTQMRLPKHLQPVLTARVKIMANLNIAEHRLPQDGRIQLKVRGRPVDVRVATLPTIFGEKIVLRLLDVRNAVTRIEDLGFSERNHAAFLSMIGAPHGIVLVTGPTGSGKTSTLYAALHHLNAESQNIITVEDPVEYQIDGVNQVQVNQAVGLTFAVGLRSILREDPNIIMVGEIRDEETAEIAVRAALTGHLVLSTLHTNDAPGSITRLMDMGVEPYLIASTLRGVVAQRLVRRVCADCREAYRPAADEAELLADWGWAAKTLWRGRGCTACHRTGYRGRMAVHELLPVNEEIRALIAERRPAAEYRRVVEEMGYLPLVQDGLQKAVQGMTTVREVLNVIVDEG
- a CDS encoding type II secretion system F family protein, which produces MALFRYQAVNGAGKTVRGQIEASDAAAAGSALRQQGLFPMRIDPVERRAGGLFGALGRRHAGTAAPEGAQGTLGGPGGREGGPGTPLNAAFRTGAVPEERRAPGREGPVSATRIARGAAAQAPAFPGADRALGAAAPFGGSGEPGTMEPGRMGPEQPVPGGAPAVRTVGGRTRSVFPGRSRDRSAGVRGVFGGVSGSPAGSEGTAKRTGAARFGLRLGEGRVKVQTLAVFCRQFATLVRAGVPAARSVEILAAQSENRTLKRTLEAVAAEVRQGTALQRAFAAHPSVFPALFIHMVGAGEFSGQLDLMLDRAALFYERERATRQKITSALMYPAVVLTIALGVSVFLLTSVIPTFAQTFAQQGVTLPLPTRITLGLSRFLTERWYLALALVAAVAGGAVVGARTAAGKEWIGRLSLGLPVFGGLNRKHAVAQFSRTFATLVRAAVPILDGLDLTKKVMGNVLYQAALTEAQEGLQAGRTMAETLGRHPRLFPPMVVQMIAVGEETGTLDDLLDKLADFYESDVQEMAARLGALLEPMMILFLAVIVGLIILSVYLPMFQMMNFVGS
- a CDS encoding type II secretion system protein, whose amino-acid sequence is MVTQEIAPVRREEKEPARPQAVRRRRQGGFTLIEMLAVVVILAIVAGVGFVVVNNQIEKARENTDMANLRTIADAANRYIMDGNDPATLPGTSKKVDQNSVLIGAYLGAPPKDPWNSAYYSIDVQGNTITITSPHGGNNAQTLSVKF
- a CDS encoding prepilin peptidase, yielding MRPSVVIYAICMGLIIGSFLNVVAYRLPRGDSVVFPPSRCPRCGARIRPRDLIPVVSWVWLRGRCRDCGGTISWRYPAVEGLTALLWGLAAWWYGWSWETALGLVVISFLIALSTIDLEWKILPDELTYPLAIVVVGARLWMGPEPWWWYLGGAALGAGMLLTLYWLSPLLFGKEGMGLGDVKLMVGLGAFTGLTGTVITLFAASLAGLVVGLVLQRMDRLGEQRRIPFGPFLAGGALLSWLYGDALMKAYFGLFL
- a CDS encoding type IV pilus modification PilV family protein, translated to MRRTEGFTLVEALASLTIAAALLVGIMGYFTTAYVGIRQDGTRTRAVSQTEQAMEATRAWLMDQYAQGGRPGSGQVQPSDLASHGFNGSPGINTVVTYTYPQSGPPGWEITVTTTWQSRGQLQTYEVKSFFGEYDHAKSRAAQ